A stretch of Lysinibacillus agricola DNA encodes these proteins:
- a CDS encoding DUF4177 domain-containing protein, with amino-acid sequence MYEYQFIQTHLGGFFKDATHRETIEEYAKDGWRLVQVLPMVYNGHGKPTEYEIIFERLRQS; translated from the coding sequence ATGTATGAATATCAATTTATACAAACACATTTAGGTGGATTTTTTAAGGATGCAACACATCGGGAAACAATCGAAGAATACGCAAAAGACGGTTGGCGTTTAGTACAAGTATTACCTATGGTTTATAATGGGCATGGAAAGCCAACAGAATATGAAATTATTTTTGAAAGACTAAGACAATCGTAA
- a CDS encoding ABC transporter ATP-binding protein: MTIDINIHKGGYVENEAIISNIQFQVNSGELVGLIGSNGAGKSTTLQAMMGVLPIVDGQVTIGTYGYVPERPILYEYFTLWEHIDFYLRVAGKENSLTNRAKELLEIFQLDHKLHDYPTTFSKGMQQKVMLILAFLDKHSTYILDEPFMGLDPQAMRKLLTILEELKAQGAAILMSTHALDTAEKICDRFILIDHGRILQQGTLASLRLAVKQDKASLLDIFDTLLEENHHD, translated from the coding sequence ATGACAATAGATATTAACATACATAAAGGTGGTTATGTAGAAAACGAAGCCATTATTTCAAACATTCAATTTCAAGTAAATAGCGGTGAACTCGTTGGATTAATCGGTTCCAATGGGGCTGGTAAAAGTACAACCTTACAAGCAATGATGGGTGTATTACCAATAGTTGATGGTCAGGTGACAATAGGAACTTACGGCTATGTACCAGAAAGACCAATTTTGTATGAGTATTTTACATTATGGGAGCATATAGATTTCTATTTGCGTGTAGCTGGTAAAGAGAATTCTTTAACAAATCGCGCGAAAGAATTACTAGAAATTTTTCAATTGGACCATAAGCTACACGATTATCCAACAACGTTTTCCAAAGGTATGCAACAAAAAGTGATGCTTATTTTAGCATTTCTTGATAAACATTCTACCTATATTTTAGATGAACCATTTATGGGACTAGACCCACAGGCAATGCGTAAACTCTTAACGATTTTAGAAGAATTAAAAGCACAAGGTGCCGCCATTTTAATGAGTACACATGCACTTGATACGGCAGAAAAAATATGTGATCGTTTTATCTTAATTGATCATGGTCGAATTTTACAGCAAGGTACACTCGCATCGTTACGCTTAGCGGTAAAACAGGACAAAGCATCTCTTCTTGATATTTTCGACACACTTCTTGAGGAAAATCACCATGACTAA
- the bioB gene encoding biotin synthase BioB → MNWLQLAEEVIAGKIISNEEALAILNSDDDELLKVMDGAFAIRKHYYGKKVKLNMIMNAKSGYCPEDCGYCSQSSKSTAPIEKYPFITKEEILAGAKRAFDNKIGTYCIVASGRGPTRKDVNVVSEAVTEIKEKYGLKVCACLGLLKEEQAQQLKEAGVDRYNHNLNTSERHHSYITTSHTYEDRVNTVEIAKKHGISPCSGAIIGMKETKEDVVNIARALHQLDADSIPVNFLNAIDGTKLEGTKELNPRYCLKVLALFRYINPTKEIRISGGREVNLGSLQPLGIYAANSIFVGDYLTTEGQEANSDYRMLEDLGFEIELSEKQEEAFCS, encoded by the coding sequence ATGAATTGGTTACAGTTAGCAGAGGAAGTTATTGCAGGGAAAATCATTAGCAATGAGGAGGCTCTTGCCATTTTAAATAGTGATGACGATGAACTATTGAAGGTGATGGACGGTGCCTTTGCTATTCGAAAGCACTACTATGGGAAAAAAGTAAAATTAAATATGATTATGAATGCTAAGAGCGGTTATTGCCCAGAGGATTGTGGCTATTGTTCTCAGTCATCTAAATCTACAGCACCGATTGAAAAATATCCTTTCATTACGAAAGAAGAAATTTTAGCGGGGGCAAAACGAGCATTTGACAATAAAATCGGCACTTATTGCATCGTGGCAAGTGGTCGTGGGCCAACTCGAAAGGATGTTAATGTCGTTAGTGAAGCTGTTACTGAAATTAAAGAGAAGTATGGCTTAAAAGTTTGTGCTTGTCTTGGCTTATTAAAAGAAGAACAGGCACAGCAATTAAAAGAAGCGGGGGTGGATCGTTACAACCATAACTTAAATACATCTGAACGACATCACTCTTATATTACTACGTCTCATACTTATGAAGATCGTGTGAATACGGTTGAAATTGCGAAAAAGCATGGAATCTCACCTTGCTCAGGTGCCATTATAGGTATGAAGGAAACAAAAGAGGATGTCGTGAATATTGCGCGTGCACTTCATCAATTAGACGCGGATTCCATCCCAGTCAACTTCTTAAATGCGATTGATGGCACGAAGCTGGAAGGGACAAAGGAATTAAATCCACGCTATTGTTTAAAGGTTTTAGCGTTATTCCGATATATCAATCCAACAAAGGAAATTCGTATTTCTGGTGGTCGTGAAGTCAATCTTGGGTCACTTCAGCCACTAGGCATTTATGCGGCAAACAGTATATTTGTTGGAGATTATTTAACAACTGAAGGTCAAGAAGCAAATAGTGATTATCGTATGCTTGAGGATTTAGGATTTGAAATTGAATTATCAGAGAAGCAAGAAGAAGCATTCTGTTCATAA
- a CDS encoding biotin transporter BioY, with amino-acid sequence MFKRQSTLSLVMIALFAALTAIGAFIKIPLPVVPFTLQIVFVFLAGCLLGSRNGLQSQLVYIGVGLVGLPVFTQGGGITYVLQPTFGFLIGFALAALVIGFMIERVDTPTKKHFIGANIVGLIIIYGVAVPYLYVSLNFWLHMKTSWSHIFVVGFLNSIVADFCLAIASAFLAERLYKVFNSTRDLKIVRVERENV; translated from the coding sequence TTGTTCAAACGACAATCAACGCTGTCACTTGTCATGATTGCGCTGTTTGCCGCTTTAACCGCAATCGGTGCATTTATTAAAATACCACTACCTGTAGTGCCTTTTACATTACAAATTGTCTTTGTTTTCTTAGCGGGTTGCTTGCTCGGCAGTCGCAATGGATTACAAAGTCAGCTTGTCTACATAGGGGTTGGTTTAGTTGGTTTGCCTGTTTTTACACAAGGTGGGGGTATCACCTATGTATTGCAACCAACATTTGGCTTCCTGATTGGCTTTGCATTGGCCGCCTTAGTAATTGGTTTCATGATTGAAAGAGTGGATACGCCAACAAAAAAACATTTTATCGGTGCAAATATTGTCGGGCTCATTATTATTTATGGGGTGGCAGTACCATATTTATATGTATCTTTGAATTTCTGGTTACATATGAAAACGAGCTGGTCACATATTTTCGTAGTTGGCTTTTTAAACAGCATTGTTGCCGATTTTTGTTTAGCGATAGCTTCTGCATTTTTGGCAGAGCGCCTTTACAAAGTATTTAATTCCACAAGAGATTTAAAAATTGTAAGAGTAGAGAGGGAGAATGTCTAA
- a CDS encoding helix-turn-helix domain-containing protein yields the protein MEEIHLIFARNLKTIREKEKLSLEKVSQLCGVSKTMIGQIERGESSPTLTTIWKIANGLKVSFTTLINNPQPDTEVICREDIQILSEDNGRYRVYPNFPFQEDNRFEIYTVEIEREGTLSAEAHKDGTEEFITVFDGELVIRVNEDEFHLKCGDSIRFKADRPHIYMNPCDTLTRLSMTIYYPN from the coding sequence ATGGAAGAAATTCATCTTATTTTTGCAAGAAATTTAAAGACGATTCGCGAGAAAGAAAAATTAAGCTTGGAGAAAGTTTCTCAATTGTGTGGTGTAAGTAAAACGATGATAGGACAAATTGAAAGGGGAGAGTCCAGCCCAACTCTTACAACTATTTGGAAAATAGCGAATGGGCTAAAGGTATCTTTTACTACTCTAATTAATAATCCACAGCCTGATACTGAGGTTATATGTAGAGAAGATATTCAAATACTGTCTGAGGATAATGGAAGGTATAGGGTATACCCAAATTTCCCTTTTCAAGAGGATAACCGCTTTGAAATATATACGGTGGAGATTGAAAGGGAAGGGACATTAAGCGCTGAGGCTCATAAAGATGGCACAGAGGAGTTTATCACTGTTTTTGATGGTGAACTAGTGATTAGAGTCAATGAAGATGAATTTCACTTAAAGTGTGGTGACTCCATTAGATTTAAAGCAGATCGTCCACACATCTACATGAATCCTTGTGATACGTTAACACGATTAAGTATGACTATCTATTATCCAAACTAA
- a CDS encoding LysE family transporter yields MPLFSFLVFVIITSFTPGPNNIMAMSFANKHGLARTLQFCIGVGVGFLTITGLSCLFNGVLTNIMPMIEFPLTIIGVGYMLYLAYKVLTSKENDSDQEEENKRSLFLVGVLLQFVNPKGILFGITVVATYILPYYSSYISYFLFTLFLGMVGIMSTFSWALFGSAFQKILQQYRQSFNIVMALLLVYSAISILIH; encoded by the coding sequence ATGCCTTTATTTTCTTTTTTAGTATTCGTAATAATTACCAGTTTCACTCCAGGTCCTAACAATATCATGGCGATGTCATTTGCAAACAAACATGGATTAGCAAGAACTCTTCAATTTTGTATTGGTGTTGGGGTCGGCTTTTTAACGATTACGGGCTTGAGTTGTTTATTTAATGGGGTCCTTACAAATATCATGCCAATGATCGAATTTCCTTTGACCATTATTGGTGTAGGGTATATGTTATATTTGGCTTATAAAGTACTAACTAGCAAGGAAAATGATAGTGATCAAGAAGAGGAAAACAAACGAAGCTTATTTTTAGTAGGCGTCTTATTACAATTCGTGAACCCTAAAGGTATTTTGTTTGGCATTACTGTAGTAGCAACCTATATTCTTCCCTATTATTCTTCCTATATCAGCTATTTTCTTTTTACTTTATTTTTAGGAATGGTAGGTATAATGAGTACATTTAGTTGGGCTCTATTTGGTTCAGCTTTTCAAAAAATACTTCAACAGTATCGTCAATCGTTTAATATTGTGATGGCTCTTTTATTAGTGTACAGCGCGATTTCAATTCTCATTCATTAA
- a CDS encoding PLP-dependent aminotransferase family protein, translating into MPVNSFEEYPMSWKPNISKGSAPLYIAIAEQLEQDIKDGKLSPGTKLPPQRELADFLDVNLSTITRAFKLCGQKGLIYASIGSGTFVSSDAATNKILLPTSNASQMIEMGSVLPENHANEDITRYMKKMMNDPNFSKLFQYGRPEGNAWQTEAAMKLLEKVNFQTDQPVLLGAGDKNAIVGTLAALFQPGDRIGTDPITYAGIKTAANMLGIQLVAIQQRNGEMTREGLLYACKNEHIKGLYVIPDFHNPTTHTMSMETRKIIAEVAKQRGLIVIEDAIYSFLKEQPLAPIASYAPEKVIYIASVSKTISPGLRLSFIVTPPTLRKKIMETLYNINISVSPMMAELTARMIHDGVAQTILEKHRLYAKQQNALVNQYLGDYTILGEEECIFRWLILPEKFTSVQFELLASRAGVQVYAAERFAVGNAKPVNAVRLAITAPENQLEQALIILKDLLESNGDYSFVD; encoded by the coding sequence ATGCCAGTTAATTCGTTTGAAGAATATCCAATGAGTTGGAAACCGAATATTAGCAAAGGTTCGGCTCCATTATATATAGCAATTGCTGAACAGCTTGAACAAGATATAAAGGATGGAAAATTATCGCCAGGCACGAAGCTACCTCCTCAGCGTGAGCTAGCTGATTTTTTAGATGTTAATTTAAGCACGATCACAAGAGCTTTTAAACTTTGTGGGCAGAAGGGGCTTATTTATGCTTCTATCGGAAGTGGAACATTCGTTTCATCAGATGCGGCGACAAATAAAATTTTATTACCAACAAGTAATGCTTCTCAGATGATCGAAATGGGTTCTGTTTTACCAGAAAATCATGCTAATGAGGATATTACACGTTATATGAAAAAGATGATGAATGACCCTAATTTTAGTAAATTATTTCAGTACGGACGACCTGAAGGAAATGCGTGGCAAACGGAAGCCGCAATGAAGCTTTTGGAAAAGGTCAACTTTCAAACGGATCAACCTGTATTGCTTGGGGCAGGGGACAAAAATGCGATTGTTGGCACGTTAGCTGCATTGTTTCAACCAGGAGATCGAATTGGAACTGATCCCATTACCTATGCAGGTATAAAAACAGCAGCAAATATGCTTGGGATCCAACTAGTAGCAATCCAACAAAGAAATGGAGAAATGACAAGAGAGGGGCTATTATACGCTTGTAAAAATGAGCATATAAAAGGTCTTTATGTTATTCCTGATTTTCATAATCCAACTACCCATACAATGTCGATGGAAACAAGAAAAATAATCGCAGAAGTTGCAAAGCAGAGAGGCTTAATCGTCATTGAGGATGCGATATATAGTTTTCTGAAGGAGCAGCCACTTGCACCAATAGCCTCCTATGCACCAGAAAAAGTCATTTATATTGCCAGTGTGTCTAAAACCATTTCACCTGGCTTACGACTATCCTTTATCGTTACACCTCCAACGCTTCGGAAAAAAATAATGGAAACACTTTATAATATAAATATTTCAGTATCCCCAATGATGGCGGAGCTTACAGCAAGGATGATTCATGATGGTGTTGCACAAACAATTTTAGAAAAACACCGGTTGTATGCAAAGCAACAAAATGCCCTTGTTAATCAATATTTGGGGGATTATACCATTTTAGGAGAGGAAGAATGCATTTTCAGATGGCTTATACTCCCTGAAAAATTCACGAGTGTTCAGTTTGAATTGCTTGCATCAAGGGCTGGTGTGCAAGTGTATGCAGCTGAACGTTTTGCAGTTGGAAATGCGAAGCCGGTAAATGCAGTTCGTTTGGCAATTACTGCTCCGGAAAATCAGCTTGAACAAGCCCTAATTATATTGAAGGATTTACTTGAAAGTAATGGTGATTATTCATTTGTTGATTAA
- a CDS encoding DNA polymerase IV: protein MNKGRIILHIDLNCFYASVEQIYDSSLKGKPVAIAGNPKERRGIIITCSYEARASGVYTTMNVGEARRKCPELIVLPPNFERYRAASKAFFNLLKEYSEILQPVSIDEGYLQLPIVEGQNVLQQVQNMQDRIWNELQLPCSIGIAPNKFLAKMASDMKKPMGITILRKRDVPTVLWPMNVIEMHGVGKSTAEKLRKLGIRTIGELAVADEYVLKQYFGINGLRMKQKANGEDDRPVDPEAIYDTKSVGNSTTLSHDTTDRDELYKIISTLSEKVADRLKAKKLAGVTVSIMIRSADWETCTRSKSINNAIHSKEDIVEHAWYLFNKHWDEEPVRLLGVTVSNVSDIKETTQQLTLFNFEEHIKDEPIIKLVDQIEQKFGKGTILRGSDIAKPVGEYQANTSFSKDFWDEHK from the coding sequence ATGAATAAAGGAAGAATCATTTTACATATTGACCTTAATTGCTTCTATGCCTCTGTTGAACAAATTTACGATTCCTCATTAAAAGGGAAACCAGTAGCCATCGCGGGTAATCCTAAAGAGCGTAGAGGTATTATTATTACGTGTAGCTACGAAGCAAGAGCAAGTGGTGTTTATACAACTATGAATGTCGGAGAGGCGCGGCGAAAGTGCCCAGAGCTAATTGTCCTACCTCCTAATTTTGAACGATATAGAGCTGCGTCCAAGGCTTTTTTTAATTTGTTAAAAGAGTATAGCGAAATTCTCCAACCAGTTTCCATCGATGAAGGATATTTGCAACTTCCTATAGTGGAAGGCCAAAATGTATTGCAACAAGTACAAAATATGCAAGATAGAATTTGGAACGAACTGCAACTTCCTTGTTCAATCGGCATTGCACCGAATAAATTTTTGGCGAAAATGGCAAGTGATATGAAAAAGCCAATGGGGATTACAATACTCCGTAAGCGTGATGTGCCAACAGTATTGTGGCCGATGAATGTCATTGAGATGCATGGGGTTGGCAAAAGTACAGCGGAGAAATTGAGGAAATTAGGTATCCGAACAATTGGAGAACTAGCCGTAGCGGATGAATATGTATTAAAACAATACTTTGGCATTAATGGTCTACGTATGAAGCAAAAGGCAAATGGTGAAGATGATAGACCTGTTGATCCAGAAGCAATATACGATACGAAAAGTGTAGGGAATTCAACAACACTTTCTCATGATACGACAGATAGAGATGAATTATATAAAATTATATCAACACTTTCTGAAAAGGTAGCGGACAGATTAAAGGCCAAGAAACTTGCTGGAGTTACTGTAAGTATCATGATTCGTTCAGCTGATTGGGAAACATGTACACGGAGTAAGTCCATCAATAACGCGATTCATTCAAAAGAGGATATAGTTGAGCATGCCTGGTATCTATTTAATAAGCATTGGGACGAGGAACCTGTACGATTACTGGGCGTTACCGTATCGAATGTCAGTGATATTAAAGAAACGACACAGCAGCTAACGTTATTTAACTTTGAAGAACATATAAAAGATGAACCAATCATTAAACTGGTGGATCAAATCGAGCAAAAGTTTGGAAAAGGAACGATTTTACGAGGGTCAGATATTGCCAAACCAGTAGGGGAATATCAAGCAAATACGAGTTTTAGTAAGGACTTTTGGGATGAACATAAGTAA
- the bioD gene encoding dethiobiotin synthase, with translation MQHFWVVGTDTDVGKTVITTLLMRQLQQHDLQVTPYKPVQTGEVCDNGHCYYYDTAMYEKYSLQRLKQENLNGYSFKEAASPHFAAQLEGQQINVEHLLKQIQLLQQSYDVVICEGAGGLFVPLDTYGENTLLDVIVQSKLPVVLVTRTTLGTINHTLLTLEALHARNVEVLGIVFNGDTGSKMEQDNVKTILQHHDLPYATIPKLQDILHIVDYSISHTSLFERLVKYETSIN, from the coding sequence ATGCAACATTTTTGGGTTGTTGGGACAGATACAGATGTCGGTAAAACGGTTATCACCACATTATTGATGCGTCAATTACAACAGCATGATTTACAAGTCACGCCTTACAAGCCTGTGCAAACTGGCGAAGTTTGTGACAATGGGCATTGCTATTACTACGATACAGCAATGTATGAAAAGTATTCATTACAAAGACTAAAGCAAGAAAATTTAAATGGCTATTCGTTTAAGGAAGCTGCATCACCACATTTTGCTGCACAACTGGAGGGACAGCAAATTAATGTGGAACATTTATTAAAGCAAATTCAGTTGTTACAGCAATCATACGATGTCGTAATTTGTGAAGGAGCAGGTGGACTTTTTGTTCCATTGGATACATATGGAGAAAATACACTCCTTGATGTAATCGTTCAAAGTAAGCTTCCGGTTGTTCTTGTCACACGAACAACACTAGGGACGATTAACCACACATTGCTAACACTGGAGGCTTTACATGCTCGTAATGTGGAGGTTCTTGGCATTGTATTTAATGGAGACACAGGCAGTAAGATGGAACAAGATAATGTGAAAACGATTCTACAACATCATGATTTGCCTTATGCGACAATTCCAAAGCTACAAGATATTTTACACATTGTTGACTATTCCATTTCACACACATCTTTGTTTGAAAGGTTGGTCAAATATGAAACAAGCATTAACTGA
- the bioA gene encoding adenosylmethionine--8-amino-7-oxononanoate transaminase produces the protein MKQALTELQKRDLQYVWHPCSQMKDYEQFPPIVIKKGQGVWLYDENNQRYLDAVSSWWVNLFGHANARISQALSDQAFILEHTIFANFSHEPAIKVAEKLVALTPDGLNKVFFADNGSSAIEVALKMSFQYHMQTGKTTKKRFLALTDAYHGETLGALSVGGVGLYNEVYQPLLLDTVRAQGPDCFRCPFQEKPESCHAQCIQFVEEELSQHHEEITAVIIEPLIQAAAGMKMYPPIYLKRLRELCTKYDIHLIADEIAVGFGRTGTLFACEQAGIAPDFMCLSKGLTGGYLPLSVVLTTDDVYNAFYDDYGTMKAFLHSHSYSGNTLACRVALEVLTMFEEERVIDMIQNKGERMRKIAMEAFEELPFVGEYRQVGLVGAIELVANRETKEPLPSEERIGYQIYKRALAKGLLIRPLGNILYFMPPYIISDDEMRFMIETTKETVVQFFEEREGVSCSNDNQRCHLS, from the coding sequence ATGAAACAAGCATTAACTGAATTACAGAAGAGAGATTTACAGTATGTTTGGCATCCATGCTCACAAATGAAGGACTATGAGCAATTTCCGCCTATTGTTATTAAAAAAGGACAAGGGGTATGGCTTTACGATGAAAATAATCAACGCTATTTAGACGCTGTATCTTCCTGGTGGGTTAATTTATTTGGACATGCGAATGCGCGTATAAGCCAAGCATTAAGTGATCAAGCATTTATATTAGAACATACAATTTTCGCTAATTTTTCACATGAACCTGCGATTAAGGTGGCAGAAAAATTAGTAGCCTTAACGCCAGACGGTTTAAATAAAGTATTTTTTGCAGACAACGGCTCGTCAGCAATAGAAGTCGCACTAAAAATGAGTTTTCAATATCATATGCAAACTGGAAAAACAACGAAAAAGCGTTTTTTAGCCTTAACGGACGCTTATCACGGTGAAACACTTGGTGCCTTATCTGTTGGGGGAGTGGGGTTGTATAACGAAGTGTACCAGCCACTTTTATTGGATACCGTACGTGCACAAGGGCCAGATTGCTTCCGATGTCCTTTTCAAGAGAAGCCTGAAAGCTGCCATGCCCAATGTATACAATTTGTTGAAGAAGAGCTTAGTCAGCATCATGAAGAAATTACAGCTGTTATTATTGAGCCACTCATTCAAGCGGCAGCAGGCATGAAAATGTATCCTCCGATATATTTGAAGCGATTACGAGAGCTTTGTACAAAATACGATATTCATTTAATCGCTGATGAAATTGCAGTTGGTTTCGGACGTACAGGTACATTATTTGCCTGTGAGCAAGCGGGGATTGCTCCAGATTTTATGTGCTTGTCAAAAGGTTTAACAGGAGGGTACTTGCCACTATCTGTTGTATTAACGACTGATGATGTATACAACGCTTTTTATGATGACTACGGTACGATGAAAGCGTTTTTACACTCCCATAGCTATTCTGGTAATACACTTGCTTGTCGCGTAGCCCTAGAAGTTTTGACAATGTTTGAAGAGGAACGTGTGATCGACATGATACAAAACAAGGGTGAACGTATGCGAAAGATCGCTATGGAGGCATTTGAAGAGTTGCCGTTTGTTGGTGAATATCGACAGGTAGGACTAGTTGGCGCTATTGAACTAGTCGCCAATCGTGAAACAAAGGAGCCACTTCCGAGTGAGGAACGTATCGGTTATCAAATATATAAACGTGCTTTAGCAAAAGGCTTACTGATTCGCCCTCTTGGCAATATATTATATTTCATGCCTCCATATATCATATCTGATGATGAAATGCGTTTTATGATTGAGACAACAAAAGAGACGGTCGTGCAATTTTTTGAGGAGAGGGAGGGAGTAAGTTGTTCAAACGACAATCAACGCTGTCACTTGTCATGA
- a CDS encoding PLP-dependent aminotransferase family protein, with amino-acid sequence MQFSEKILNTPSSFIRNILKVTESEDVISFAGGLPNPISFPVEALKASANHAITENGSRLFQYSGTQGYAPLREYIAAKYQRVHGLDVHADDVLITTGSQQALELIGKVLINKGDGIVIEEPGYLGAIQAFTLSEPTFYGVTLENDGLNLEELENALQQPNVKFVYTVPNFQNPTGLTYSKEKRQQICEIMSKYNDVALIEDDPYGELRFQGEPLPYIGAGKLENSILLGSFSKTVTPGMRLGFIITKNKELMEHIETAKQATDLHTNIFSQYVIYDYLANNDYMEHVQKIIALYKNQADAMLNAMEEFFPAHVDYTRPEGGMFIWATMNNGASSLDIFQKAMEQKVAFVPGDPFYTAKTGVNTMRLNYTNATPEVIREGIKRLGSIL; translated from the coding sequence ATGCAATTTTCAGAAAAGATATTAAATACCCCGTCCTCATTCATCCGAAATATTTTGAAAGTAACTGAATCTGAGGATGTCATTTCTTTTGCAGGGGGGCTTCCAAACCCAATCTCTTTCCCAGTTGAAGCGTTAAAGGCTTCTGCGAACCATGCCATTACGGAAAATGGTAGTCGTCTATTCCAATACTCAGGTACACAAGGTTATGCGCCTTTACGTGAGTACATTGCTGCAAAATATCAACGAGTACACGGACTAGATGTTCATGCTGACGATGTATTAATTACAACAGGATCACAACAAGCTCTTGAACTAATTGGGAAAGTACTTATTAACAAAGGCGATGGTATCGTCATCGAGGAGCCTGGTTACTTAGGTGCTATTCAAGCTTTCACATTAAGTGAGCCAACCTTCTATGGTGTAACACTCGAAAATGATGGATTAAACTTAGAAGAATTAGAGAATGCACTACAACAACCAAATGTAAAATTCGTGTATACAGTTCCAAATTTCCAAAACCCAACAGGTCTTACGTATTCTAAAGAAAAACGTCAGCAAATTTGCGAAATCATGTCAAAATATAATGATGTAGCGTTAATTGAGGATGACCCGTATGGAGAATTACGCTTCCAAGGCGAGCCACTACCGTACATTGGTGCTGGTAAATTAGAAAATAGTATTTTGCTAGGTTCTTTCTCTAAAACGGTCACACCAGGAATGCGTCTTGGCTTTATCATTACAAAAAATAAAGAATTAATGGAGCATATCGAAACAGCGAAGCAAGCAACAGACCTACACACAAATATTTTCTCTCAATATGTCATTTATGATTATTTAGCAAACAATGACTATATGGAGCACGTTCAGAAAATTATAGCGTTATATAAAAATCAAGCAGATGCTATGCTAAATGCGATGGAGGAGTTTTTCCCCGCACATGTGGACTATACACGACCTGAAGGTGGAATGTTCATTTGGGCTACAATGAACAATGGAGCTTCGTCATTAGATATCTTCCAAAAAGCGATGGAGCAAAAAGTTGCCTTCGTACCTGGCGACCCATTCTACACAGCTAAAACGGGTGTAAATACAATGCGCCTAAATTATACAAATGCAACACCAGAAGTCATCCGAGAAGGAATAAAACGCTTAGGTAGCATTTTATAA